The DNA sequence AGAAAAATCTAAGACCCTAAAAATATTATTAAATCTTATATTTATTCATATTAGTGGCCATCACCATAACCCTGAAAGGAGATAAAATGCACGAAGTAATAACTGTACTGTTCGATGGATTTGAAACTCTGGATGTTTTCGGACCAGTCGAAATCCTGGGAAGACTAGAAAATGAGTTTAAACTCCATTTTCATTCTATTGATGGAGGTATTGTTAAAAGCAGCCAGAGAGTGCCAGTTCTGACAGAATCCTTATCATCTTTAGATTTTACGGATTATATTCTAATGATTCCCGGTGGAATGGGAACCAGAAAATTAGTAAAAGATGAAGTTTTTCTGGATCATCTTAAACAGCTGGCCCTTAATGCCAAATACATCCTAACCATTTGCACCGGCTCCATACTCCTGGCCAGAACTGATCTGTTAAATGGCAAGAAAGCAACCACTAATAAAAGGGTATTTGTGTGGACCAATAATTTTCCAGAGGTTAACTGGGTTCGGGAAGCTCGCTGGGTTCAGGATGGAAATATATATACCAGTTCTGGAGTCAGTGCCGGTATGGATATGGCACTGGGATTTGTTGCTGACCAGTTGGGTTATAATGTGGCTAAAAAGCAGAGCATTGAAATTGAGTATGAGTGGAAGGAAGATTCCACTTGGGATCCTTTTTCTAAAATTTACTCCAGTGTTAAATAATTGAATTAAAGAGCAGTCTGACCTTCCGTGATATTACTGTATATGCTGGACGTATTCAAAAATAGAACCATCCGGATGTTGAACTGTCATGTTAACTCCGGTGGGGACTTTTTGAGGGCCTCGAATAATTCTTGATCCGTTTTCTTCCAGGAAAGAATGGTAGTCCTCCACAGAATCCACCAGAAATGTGGCTTGTGTCCTCTTAAAAGGTTTTAAGGCCTGTTCCAAACCGGCAATGATCAGGATATCGTCAATCTGTGCTAGTTCCAACCCCACTTCCGGCATGGGAATCCTCATTTCCACCTTCATTCCCAGGAGTTTCTCATAAAAATCCAGGTGTTCCTCTAAATCTTCTACATAAACCCGGGAAAGTGTTTTCAGTACTTTCATACCCATTCACCATATTTTTTTACTACTATTGTGATCCTCTCCCTTAAAAACTGATCTCTCTATTCTGATCTTGAGATTCTAAAAAAATAAAGAATTATTAAAAAATGATTTAATAATTTCTTTTAAGGCGTCTTACGTAGATAGTAGCCCATATGTAGGCCACAACACACCCTAATCCGCCACCGACTACTATTCCCCACCAGACACCAGGGGATCCGAATCCCAGGGTGAAGGCGAATAGGTAAGAGAAGAATGCCACAAATACCACTTCCCTTAATACCGTGAGTATCAGGGAGGTGAATCCTTTGCCCATTCCCTGGAAGATGGAACTGGCAGTGATTCCCAGGGGAACAGTGAGGTAAAAGAGGAACATCACTTGCAGGAAGGCAGCTATGGATGGTGCCATGAAAGCGCTTTCCGGAGAGTAGGTGAATATGGTGGCTATATTTCCGGCAAATACGTAGGATAATAAGCCAGTTACCACTGCTATTCCCACTCCTAACTTGGCAGAATAGCTCAAAGCCGTGGAAAGGTTTTTATAATTCCGGGCACCGTATGCCGCTCCGCCAACAGTGATGGCCGCCGTTCCGATTCCGATCGGTGGTATCATGGCCATCATTACCACTCTCCAGCCCGCAGTGTAGACTGCCACGGCTTCTGCTCCCCCAGTTACAACCAGCATAAGGTTTAAGATCACTCCTAGGATAGACATGACCAGAGATTCAATGCTGGCAGGTAAAGCAACCATAAGAATGTTTTTAATCACATTCCAACTTGCTTTGAAGTCTTCTCTGGAGAAAGACACGTAGGTGTCTCTTTTTAACAGTAACCAGTAGAACAGGACCACACAGGAGAGGCTACTGGATAAAATGGTGGCCCACGCCGCTCCACTCACCCCCCATCCAAAGTAGTAGATGAATATAGGGTCCAGGATGATGTTCAGGACTGTGGTGGCAGCTATAGCGTACATGGGCCGATTCACATCCCCCTCTGCCCGGAGAATACCCGAGGCCACGTTGGAGAATATGAAGAAAATAAGACCCGCAAACACTATCTGACCGTATTCCATAGCTAGATCTATGGTGACACCGGCACCCATCAAGAGTAGGATTTCTTTTAAAAATAACAGCAATATAACTGTTATTACAGCTGATACTACAATTGTTAGTATTAATGAATGCATGGCCGCGTTATCTGCACCTTCTTTATTCTTAGCTCCTATACATCGAGCGATTAATGATGTTGCACCCGCCCCCAAACCGTTACCTAAACCTATCACTATCATGAATAGAGGGTTGATGAAACCTAATGCTGCTAGAGCATTTGGTCCCAGGCCGGCCACCCATATGCTGTCTGCCAGGTTGTAAGCCATTATCAAAAACATGGAAATGATCATGGGGATGGCCAGTACCCTGATTGCCTTTTTAGGTTCTCCAGTAACCATGGAGATACGCTGGTCCACACCTTTTGAATTTTCAATTTCAGAATTCATCTTTTTCTCCACAAAAATCTAAAAACATTCGACTATGAGGTTTTTTTTCATTAAAACCCTAATACTCATTTAAACTGGATAACTCTGATTAAGGGGTAGCTGTTTTTAGATAAACAGAGTTACCATGAACTGGGCAAGACAAGAATGGTAAAATTAGATTCAACGTTATTACATTGTTGATGGGTATATATATCTTTGTGGTTCCTGGATAAAATAAGGGTAAAACTGTATTTTTCTGGAATTATTCCATGAATTTGTTTAATTATTGTTTAATTGGACCATTTTTTTAAATATCTTCAATAGGATATCCATTATTTTCCGGTAACTTCAAATTACGACCTAGTTCTGAAAATAGAAATATTTTATTTGGACGTTTAATCGGAATTTAGGGTGATTTCCGGCCAAATTCGGGTGTGATCTGGGTGTCAATTTGGAAAAATCATTTATCTGATCCAGGAGTTATTATGACTAACAAGTGAAAGGAGGTGGGATATAAGCAGTATCCATACCCGACCATGTAGACCCGGCATCTACCTGCCCTTAATTATACCACCCCAAAAAAAATTTGTTGATCAGCCTCGATCAGGCAGGAGATTTACTGGTCTACAGGACGGGAATATGTTTAATTATTTTTTATAATTCCTTCTAAAAAAATGTGAATCTGAAGTTATTCTTTAATTTACATGATACTACTATTATATTTGGAAAGTATTTATGCAGTATTCAAGGTAACATCATTGCGGAGATCAAAAAAATGTACGATGTTTTGGTGATAGGCGCTGGACCTGCTGGTTGTATGGCTGCTAAAAAAAGTGCTGATGCCGGTTATGATGTTTTATTAGTGGACAAGATGGATTTACCCCGGGAAAAGTCCTGTTCTGGTATTTTAATACAGAAATCAGTTCAGATGGTGGAAGCTGAGTTCGGCAAGATACCGGAAATGACTTTTTCACATCCTCAGATTAACCGGGGGATTATACTTACCAATGAAGATGGAAAGACCTTCCGATTTGAAAGTGAAGGTTACAATATCTGGAGAAACCTATTCGATCATTATTTAGCCCTTAAAGCTGAAGAAGCGGGCGTTGAACTTAGAACTGCCCGAGCAATCTCTTGCCGTGAGAAAGAAGATAGAGTGACTGTCAACTTTAAAGACTGGGAAGAGGAGGCCCAGGTGGTCATAGCCTGTGACGGGGCCAGAAGCACGATTAAAAAGAATAATATGGTTACCTCAAATAATACAAACCCCATAATCACTTATCAAACATTTTGCAGGGGTAATGTTGACCTAGAAGCTGATTTTTTCCATGCTTTTTTAAATCCCGAGCTTTCCCAGTACGATGCCTGGTTCAATGTCAAGGATGAATATATCATTATGGGAGTGGGTGTTCAGGACCCATCCCTTATGAAAACTTATCACTCCCGGTTCCTTTCTTTTCTAAAAACAAACCACAATGCCAGGATAGATTCTATTGTTAAGGAAGAAGTGGGTATTATACACCACATAACACCAGAATTTCAGGTAGATCTGGGAAAGGGTAGGGTGTTTTTTGCAGGGGATACCGCCAATCTCCTGAATCCCCTGGGTGAGGGAATATCCAGTGCACTGGCTAGTGGATATCTGGCAGCTCATGCAATTAAATCCAGTGATAATCCCAAGGATATGTTGAATACGTATAAAAAGAGTATGGAAAAAGATATAGCTTATATGATTAGGCAGTGGAAGTTTCTTGGTGGGATTTCTACTAGATTCAGGTGTTTTCTGGATTAATGTGTCATTTTTCTGGGCCCCAAGCAGACCTCTGGGTGAGGGCCGGGTTGAGGAAACTCAACAGATCTTCCCAGTACTTTTCCCGGGATATTCCACGGGCTTCCAGCACCATCTGAAAACTAAAATCAAGGTTTAATGCATTGGTGGCCATTATGTTTAAGTATATTGACATTTCAACTGGATCTAAATCTTTTCTAATGGTTCCATCGGCAATGCCTTCCAGTATGGCTTCAACCATGATACGCCACATTCCCGTGCTCAGATCCACGATCTCCTGGGCATCCTCATTATCACTCATCTGAAATCTTTCGGTCCCGGAGTAGCAATATATGCGGAAGTATTCCGGATACTCCCTTGAAAAATCAAACAATCCCTGTAACATGGCTTTTACCTTACCATAACCATCAGTGTCAATATTAAAACATCGCACGTATATCTCATGGAGAATTCGTACCCCCTGAAGATTTACTGCGAAGAATAAGGTTTCCTTATTTTTAAAATAATAATAGAGGAGTGCTTTGTTAACCTCTGCTTTTTGGGCTATCTCATCCATGGTAACTTTGTCATATCCCTTGGTAAAGAAAACCTTCTCTGCAGCATCTATTATTTCCTGTCGCCTTTTCTGCTTTTCTCGTTCTCTTCGGGAAATGTTAGACATGGTAAGTTCACCCATTGATCTCTACTATACTGTTGGATGTGAATCTTTTTAAATCTTGGTTAAAGATGGAGTGATTGTCCCTGCGGGATATTTAAAAATTGGGCCAACCAATCTATTATATTTTCCATTAAATAATTCCTGATTTTAAGAGTTTTTTGGATTTTATATCCAAAATCAAGCCGGAATATCCCGTTTTATTAGGTGGAGTGAAAGGGCAAAATATATATTGTATTAACTACAAGTTAAACATTAACTGATAGTTAAAATTTAAATTTGAGTTAAAAAATCTGGAGGTAAAATCATGGT is a window from the Methanobacterium formicicum genome containing:
- a CDS encoding DJ-1/PfpI family protein, which codes for MHEVITVLFDGFETLDVFGPVEILGRLENEFKLHFHSIDGGIVKSSQRVPVLTESLSSLDFTDYILMIPGGMGTRKLVKDEVFLDHLKQLALNAKYILTICTGSILLARTDLLNGKKATTNKRVFVWTNNFPEVNWVREARWVQDGNIYTSSGVSAGMDMALGFVADQLGYNVAKKQSIEIEYEWKEDSTWDPFSKIYSSVK
- a CDS encoding VOC family protein, with protein sequence MKVLKTLSRVYVEDLEEHLDFYEKLLGMKVEMRIPMPEVGLELAQIDDILIIAGLEQALKPFKRTQATFLVDSVEDYHSFLEENGSRIIRGPQKVPTGVNMTVQHPDGSIFEYVQHIQ
- a CDS encoding MATE family efflux transporter, which produces MNSEIENSKGVDQRISMVTGEPKKAIRVLAIPMIISMFLIMAYNLADSIWVAGLGPNALAALGFINPLFMIVIGLGNGLGAGATSLIARCIGAKNKEGADNAAMHSLILTIVVSAVITVILLLFLKEILLLMGAGVTIDLAMEYGQIVFAGLIFFIFSNVASGILRAEGDVNRPMYAIAATTVLNIILDPIFIYYFGWGVSGAAWATILSSSLSCVVLFYWLLLKRDTYVSFSREDFKASWNVIKNILMVALPASIESLVMSILGVILNLMLVVTGGAEAVAVYTAGWRVVMMAMIPPIGIGTAAITVGGAAYGARNYKNLSTALSYSAKLGVGIAVVTGLLSYVFAGNIATIFTYSPESAFMAPSIAAFLQVMFLFYLTVPLGITASSIFQGMGKGFTSLILTVLREVVFVAFFSYLFAFTLGFGSPGVWWGIVVGGGLGCVVAYIWATIYVRRLKRNY
- a CDS encoding FAD-dependent monooxygenase, encoding MYDVLVIGAGPAGCMAAKKSADAGYDVLLVDKMDLPREKSCSGILIQKSVQMVEAEFGKIPEMTFSHPQINRGIILTNEDGKTFRFESEGYNIWRNLFDHYLALKAEEAGVELRTARAISCREKEDRVTVNFKDWEEEAQVVIACDGARSTIKKNNMVTSNNTNPIITYQTFCRGNVDLEADFFHAFLNPELSQYDAWFNVKDEYIIMGVGVQDPSLMKTYHSRFLSFLKTNHNARIDSIVKEEVGIIHHITPEFQVDLGKGRVFFAGDTANLLNPLGEGISSALASGYLAAHAIKSSDNPKDMLNTYKKSMEKDIAYMIRQWKFLGGISTRFRCFLD
- a CDS encoding TetR/AcrR family transcriptional regulator, whose amino-acid sequence is MSNISRREREKQKRRQEIIDAAEKVFFTKGYDKVTMDEIAQKAEVNKALLYYYFKNKETLFFAVNLQGVRILHEIYVRCFNIDTDGYGKVKAMLQGLFDFSREYPEYFRIYCYSGTERFQMSDNEDAQEIVDLSTGMWRIMVEAILEGIADGTIRKDLDPVEMSIYLNIMATNALNLDFSFQMVLEARGISREKYWEDLLSFLNPALTQRSAWGPEK